One bacterium genomic region harbors:
- a CDS encoding sugar phosphate isomerase/epimerase — translation MRFLEARSAWGRDVVELSDDDLGRVRERLTAHGISISAIASPVGKAPVDGDFDSERGRFRRALTAARRLDTALVRLFSFFVPAGRYRASRDEVVRRLAAFAHEAERAHVTLALENESYVYGDTAERCLDLIEAVGSAALRMTFDPANFVQVGVRPYTEAWPLLKPYVAHVHIKDAVAVDRRGLSPYPERIPEERLMDSV, via the coding sequence GCGCTTCCTCGAGGCGCGGTCTGCCTGGGGGAGGGATGTTGTCGAGCTCTCCGACGATGACCTCGGGCGTGTACGCGAGCGGCTCACGGCCCACGGGATCAGCATCTCAGCCATCGCCTCACCGGTCGGCAAGGCGCCCGTCGACGGCGACTTCGACTCCGAGCGTGGCCGATTCCGGCGGGCCCTGACGGCGGCGCGGCGGCTCGACACCGCGCTGGTGCGTCTCTTCTCCTTTTTTGTCCCCGCCGGGCGCTACCGGGCCTCTCGGGACGAGGTGGTCCGCCGACTCGCGGCCTTCGCTCACGAGGCCGAGCGAGCGCACGTGACGCTCGCGCTGGAGAACGAGTCGTACGTGTACGGGGATACCGCCGAGCGGTGCCTCGATCTGATAGAGGCGGTCGGCTCGGCGGCGCTCCGGATGACCTTCGACCCAGCGAATTTTGTTCAAGTGGGGGTCCGCCCGTACACCGAGGCGTGGCCCCTACTCAAGCCGTACGTCGCCCACGTGCACATCAAGGACGCCGTGGCCGTGGACCGACGCGGCCTCTCGCCGTATCCTGAGCGCATCCCCGAGGAGCGGCTGATGGACAGCGT